One genomic region from Methanonatronarchaeum thermophilum encodes:
- a CDS encoding V-type ATP synthase subunit E family protein — MQMESGVEKITKEITNKAEEEAEQLVSEAKKRAENIKQNAREKASQKKQEIIEERREEIEQEKRSVMADAKLKSKRAKLDVKEELINEIIENVKTTISEYSDQEKLELLKNLIKESFIEINTDKLTINSNNQDKELIQENKQQIETEISEKLDKQVEIQIGETIETVGGVTAKPPEGSITIDNTIEERIRRKRGEIRQIINRVCF; from the coding sequence ATGCAGATGGAAAGCGGCGTTGAAAAAATAACAAAAGAGATAACTAACAAGGCAGAGGAAGAAGCAGAACAACTTGTTTCAGAAGCCAAAAAAAGAGCAGAAAACATCAAACAAAACGCTAGAGAAAAAGCCAGCCAGAAAAAACAAGAAATAATCGAAGAAAGAAGAGAAGAAATAGAACAAGAAAAAAGAAGCGTAATGGCAGACGCAAAACTCAAATCAAAACGAGCAAAACTTGACGTTAAAGAAGAACTAATAAACGAAATAATCGAAAACGTAAAAACAACAATTTCAGAATACAGCGACCAAGAAAAACTAGAACTACTAAAAAACCTCATAAAAGAATCATTCATAGAAATAAACACAGATAAATTAACAATAAACTCAAACAACCAAGACAAAGAACTTATACAAGAAAACAAACAACAAATCGAAACAGAAATCTCCGAAAAACTAGACAAACAAGTCGAAATACAGATCGGAGAAACAATAGAAACAGTAGGCGGAGTAACAGCAAAACCACCAGAAGGCTCAATCACAATAGACAACACAATCGAAGAAAGAATCAGGAGAAAAAGAGGAGAGATAAGACAGATAATCAATCGAGTATGCTTCTAA
- the hisF gene encoding imidazole glycerol phosphate synthase subunit HisF produces the protein MVAKRIIPCLDVKLSEEGGMVVKGIEFKDLKQTGTPVDLAKKYNDQGADELIFLDITASAEGRENMTDIIKETANEVFIPFTVGGGIGSIEDINRTLRAGADKVGINTAAVKNPDLINKASQKYGNQCIVIAIDAKRRKPQKDKNNIEFENGEKGWFEVVIYGGRESTGIDAIEWAKEVEKRGAGEILLTSMDRDGTKDGYDNILNKAITNAVDIPVIASGGAGTPEHMYQAFKTADVDACLAASIFHYNEYTVEEVKKHLNQKEIETR, from the coding sequence TTGGTCGCAAAACGAATAATACCCTGTTTAGACGTAAAACTCTCCGAAGAAGGCGGAATGGTTGTAAAAGGCATTGAATTCAAAGACCTTAAACAAACAGGAACCCCCGTCGACCTAGCTAAAAAATACAACGACCAAGGCGCTGACGAACTAATATTCCTAGACATCACCGCCTCAGCAGAAGGCCGAGAAAACATGACCGACATTATAAAAGAAACAGCAAACGAAGTATTCATCCCATTCACCGTAGGAGGCGGAATAGGATCCATCGAAGACATAAACCGTACATTAAGAGCAGGAGCAGACAAAGTAGGAATCAACACAGCCGCAGTTAAAAACCCAGACCTAATAAACAAAGCATCCCAGAAATATGGAAACCAATGCATAGTAATAGCAATAGACGCCAAAAGAAGAAAACCCCAAAAAGACAAAAACAACATCGAATTCGAAAATGGCGAAAAAGGCTGGTTCGAAGTAGTGATATACGGAGGACGTGAATCAACAGGCATCGACGCAATAGAATGGGCCAAAGAAGTTGAAAAACGAGGAGCCGGTGAAATACTACTAACAAGCATGGATAGAGACGGAACAAAAGACGGATACGACAACATACTAAACAAAGCGATAACAAACGCAGTAGACATACCGGTAATAGCATCAGGAGGAGCAGGAACCCCTGAACACATGTACCAAGCATTCAAAACAGCAGACGTAGACGCCTGCCTCGCCGCAAGCATATTCCACTACAACGAATACACCGTAGAAGAAGTAAAAAAACACCTAAACCAAAAAGAAATAGAAACCCGATAA
- a CDS encoding ATP synthase subunit C, which translates to MEIEFGVNLAALLAIAIPAFAAAWAISKVGVASAGAIAENPEVSGITIIYVAFAEALAIYGLLISLLLVFGI; encoded by the coding sequence ATGGAGATAGAGTTTGGAGTAAACCTAGCAGCATTGCTTGCTATAGCAATACCAGCTTTCGCAGCTGCATGGGCGATATCCAAAGTAGGTGTAGCAAGCGCAGGCGCAATAGCAGAGAACCCAGAAGTAAGCGGTATAACAATTATATACGTAGCTTTCGCGGAAGCTCTAGCTATATACGGACTGTTGATTTCGCTACTACTAGTATTCGGTATTTAA
- a CDS encoding V-type ATP synthase subunit I produces the protein MFWPKRMEKVEIVTLRNYRDPLIEELQKAGLVHIDEATQSIQDFPDFFTFSDASEEKKNLRSYHLKSRRILDIFDKIEEITTEEESFREKIKNLFSSEEKTQKTIEPKLKVETEDLDFIDETVEQAKRLENQLTELENEKEKIKEHQAQIKQYTRFDIPLSNLGETKYTHTVIGKVPREKGEKLLDKLQTNEKTIWINIKKNEEGKDTLAATFLKEQKEEILETFNEHDVELFTPKEKPEKTPSQIVRETEASIKKIKETKTNIINRITEMDKTHRDKTTKIKKTLEVMLDRKDAQEKMGESTRVSIVEGWIPKEKSRELKEIVGKITNGIALTEIREPTENDDVPVELDNPSYFKGFELLTSTYALPKYNEVDPTAVMALFLPLLFGVMFGDVGHGLIVFLAGLLLLKVAKGAIKDLAVVMLPLGFFAMIFGFIYGKFMGLTPSGQVDMFGFALTPADHALFLYPIDEPITFLVIALTFGIIHMTVGMGLDIFNKLKHSVRATVIPISKIWILLGAAGLVATSILEYGMDPMAWNIPLFLAVLIPPVILLALGELIAEIGHFNGPKEAVTLLGEGAFEAFHGVLSFVSNTISYSRLFALSLVHIGLFLALVEVAEVFTSLAGGGAVGVAIGWILFYSIATLVILALDGIIVFLHSLRLHYYEWFEKFYSGGSRRFIPFKLK, from the coding sequence TTGTTCTGGCCCAAACGAATGGAAAAAGTGGAGATCGTAACCCTACGTAACTATCGAGACCCACTTATCGAAGAACTGCAGAAAGCAGGCCTCGTACACATAGATGAGGCAACCCAAAGCATACAGGATTTTCCAGATTTCTTCACATTTAGCGATGCAAGTGAAGAAAAAAAGAACTTAAGGTCATACCACCTTAAATCCAGGAGAATCCTCGATATATTTGACAAAATAGAAGAAATAACAACAGAAGAAGAATCCTTCAGAGAAAAAATTAAAAACTTATTCTCAAGCGAAGAAAAAACACAAAAAACAATCGAACCAAAACTGAAAGTAGAAACAGAAGACCTTGACTTTATCGATGAAACAGTAGAACAAGCAAAAAGACTTGAAAACCAGTTAACAGAGTTGGAAAACGAAAAAGAAAAAATCAAAGAACATCAAGCCCAAATCAAACAATACACAAGATTCGACATACCGCTAAGCAACCTCGGAGAAACAAAGTACACCCATACAGTTATCGGTAAAGTCCCTAGAGAAAAAGGAGAAAAACTCCTAGACAAACTACAAACCAACGAAAAAACAATCTGGATAAACATAAAGAAAAACGAAGAAGGCAAAGACACACTAGCAGCAACATTCCTCAAAGAACAAAAAGAAGAAATCCTTGAAACATTCAACGAACACGATGTAGAACTATTCACCCCAAAAGAAAAACCAGAAAAAACACCAAGCCAAATAGTCCGAGAAACCGAAGCATCAATAAAGAAAATCAAAGAAACCAAAACAAACATAATAAACCGAATCACAGAAATGGACAAAACACACCGAGACAAAACAACCAAAATCAAAAAAACACTTGAAGTAATGCTAGACCGAAAAGACGCCCAAGAAAAAATGGGTGAAAGCACAAGAGTATCCATAGTCGAAGGATGGATACCTAAAGAAAAATCCAGGGAACTAAAAGAAATAGTCGGAAAAATAACGAATGGAATAGCATTAACAGAAATCAGAGAACCCACAGAAAACGATGACGTACCCGTAGAACTGGACAACCCATCATACTTCAAAGGATTCGAACTACTAACATCAACATACGCACTACCAAAATACAATGAAGTCGACCCAACCGCCGTAATGGCACTATTCCTACCACTATTATTTGGTGTCATGTTCGGAGACGTTGGACACGGATTAATAGTATTCTTAGCAGGCCTATTACTACTAAAAGTAGCTAAAGGAGCAATAAAAGACCTTGCAGTAGTAATGCTACCACTAGGTTTCTTTGCAATGATATTCGGATTCATATACGGTAAGTTCATGGGATTAACACCCAGCGGTCAAGTCGATATGTTTGGATTCGCTTTAACACCAGCCGACCACGCATTATTCCTATACCCAATAGACGAACCAATTACATTCTTGGTAATAGCCCTAACATTCGGGATAATACACATGACCGTTGGAATGGGACTCGACATATTCAACAAACTCAAACACTCTGTAAGAGCAACAGTAATACCAATATCTAAAATATGGATCCTATTAGGAGCTGCTGGACTCGTAGCCACCTCAATACTTGAATACGGCATGGATCCAATGGCATGGAACATACCACTCTTCTTAGCAGTTCTCATACCACCAGTAATACTACTCGCATTAGGAGAGCTAATAGCAGAAATAGGTCATTTCAACGGTCCAAAAGAAGCAGTAACACTTCTCGGAGAAGGTGCTTTTGAAGCATTCCACGGAGTTCTCTCATTCGTCTCAAACACAATCTCATACAGCAGGCTTTTCGCACTATCACTCGTACACATAGGACTATTCCTCGCACTAGTAGAAGTAGCCGAAGTATTCACATCACTAGCTGGTGGAGGTGCCGTAGGAGTAGCAATAGGTTGGATATTGTTTTACAGCATAGCAACACTAGTAATATTAGCTTTAGACGGAATAATCGTATTCCTACACTCACTAAGGCTACATTACTACGAATGGTTCGAAAAGTTCTACAGTGGAGGTTCAAGACGCTTCATTCCATTTAAACTAAAATAA
- a CDS encoding DUF7479 domain-containing protein, producing MIWKKKPKFELEMSSEVKELVEERGLDQKSIKAAIQEGEKSGHKLVNKDDGSILAKKEGDNLTTYARYEKIDGDKMKLISAYGHKMSIEGPSSDGEGEEIEEWVCEACGGNAVEKNLDISYLGITRPVLGVYCPDCEQGYVSEDLAVKTLPTAANILEEKRA from the coding sequence ATGATTTGGAAAAAGAAACCAAAATTCGAATTAGAAATGTCAAGTGAAGTAAAAGAACTCGTAGAAGAAAGAGGCCTAGATCAAAAAAGTATAAAAGCAGCAATACAAGAAGGCGAGAAATCAGGACATAAACTAGTTAACAAAGACGATGGATCGATACTGGCTAAAAAAGAAGGCGATAACCTAACAACATACGCAAGATATGAAAAAATCGACGGAGACAAAATGAAGTTAATCTCCGCATATGGACATAAAATGTCTATAGAAGGCCCATCCTCAGATGGAGAAGGAGAAGAAATTGAAGAATGGGTCTGCGAGGCATGTGGTGGAAACGCCGTAGAGAAAAACCTAGATATAAGCTATCTTGGGATCACACGGCCCGTATTAGGAGTATATTGCCCAGACTGCGAACAAGGATACGTGTCAGAAGACCTCGCTGTAAAAACATTACCAACAGCGGCTAACATTCTTGAAGAAAAAAGAGCTTAA
- the trsS gene encoding radical SAM (seleno)protein TrsS — protein sequence MVKKLGEYRSVCPECLEVIVGEKYIEDGEVVLEKKCSEHGVFKAVTSRNADFYMDMEGFEVDRTKPTSPTTERDEGCPTDCGLCDEHEQHTCIAVLEVTENCDMNCSICFADSKKGGEYYEPSLGQIRDMFQTVKDRSDGSSLVQISGGEPTIRNDLPEIIRMGREVGIDHIELNTNGVRIAEDPDFFEEICKEGIDSIYLSFDGVSDSVYEKRYGKPLLEEKVKAIERAAEAGVGVVLVPTVAKGYNYQEVGDIVNFAKELIPAVKGVHFQPVSLFGRSPTWLDEDSRVTLWETAKAIENQTQGEIKVKNFTPTSCPSVHCDISCLAIVDENDEFLPLTDKTLGASGEVGDIAEKTKSSVENRWKGSRCGCESSPEELLDIDSSDSCCEAGGWEDFVRRAMENYLTISIMDFQDAWTHETNRTEKCCIHVVVPDGRMIPFCNFNLTNKDGESLYREKIFSKYRK from the coding sequence TTGGTTAAAAAATTAGGAGAATATAGAAGTGTATGTCCTGAATGTCTTGAAGTCATTGTTGGAGAAAAGTACATAGAAGATGGTGAAGTGGTTCTTGAAAAAAAATGCAGTGAACATGGTGTTTTTAAAGCGGTGACATCAAGGAACGCAGATTTTTATATGGATATGGAGGGTTTCGAGGTAGACCGTACTAAACCGACATCTCCAACGACTGAGAGAGATGAAGGCTGTCCAACAGACTGTGGATTATGCGATGAACATGAACAACACACGTGTATCGCAGTGTTAGAAGTCACAGAAAACTGTGATATGAACTGTTCAATATGTTTCGCTGACTCGAAAAAAGGTGGTGAGTACTACGAACCATCACTAGGCCAGATTAGAGATATGTTCCAAACGGTTAAAGATAGGTCGGATGGTAGTTCTTTGGTTCAAATATCTGGAGGGGAACCAACAATAAGGAATGACCTACCTGAAATAATTAGGATGGGACGTGAGGTCGGGATAGACCATATTGAACTAAATACAAATGGTGTTAGAATAGCTGAAGACCCAGATTTTTTCGAAGAAATATGTAAAGAAGGGATAGACTCCATATACCTGAGTTTCGATGGTGTTTCAGATAGTGTATATGAAAAAAGATATGGAAAACCACTTCTTGAAGAAAAAGTCAAAGCGATAGAGAGAGCTGCTGAAGCTGGAGTTGGTGTCGTATTAGTTCCAACCGTAGCAAAAGGCTACAACTACCAGGAAGTTGGAGATATAGTAAATTTTGCAAAAGAACTCATTCCCGCTGTCAAAGGAGTTCACTTCCAACCGGTTTCATTGTTCGGTAGATCACCAACATGGCTAGATGAAGACAGTAGGGTAACGCTTTGGGAAACCGCTAAAGCCATAGAAAACCAAACCCAAGGCGAAATAAAGGTGAAGAACTTCACACCCACCTCATGTCCAAGCGTACACTGCGACATAAGTTGTCTTGCAATCGTAGATGAAAACGATGAGTTCCTTCCATTAACAGATAAAACATTGGGAGCTTCAGGAGAAGTAGGAGACATAGCAGAAAAGACAAAATCTTCCGTAGAAAACAGGTGGAAAGGAAGCAGATGCGGATGTGAATCAAGTCCAGAAGAACTATTAGACATAGATTCAAGTGATTCCTGCTGTGAAGCAGGTGGTTGGGAAGACTTCGTTCGAAGGGCAATGGAAAACTACCTAACGATCTCAATAATGGATTTCCAAGACGCATGGACACATGAAACAAACAGAACAGAAAAATGTTGTATACACGTAGTTGTCCCAGATGGAAGAATGATACCGTTCTGCAACTTCAACCTAACAAACAAAGATGGAGAATCCCTATACAGAGAAAAAATATTCTCAAAATACAGGAAATGA
- a CDS encoding phosphopantetheine adenylyltransferase → MKVVVGGTFSHLHKGHKTLLKKAFNHGDHVIIGITSNKMCQNKHGEIQDYKTRKKQLKKYIETISQNTEYQITKIEDKVGVSLQKNLDAIIVSPETRKNAIEINKKRIEKGNKPLKIIEIPLQTAEDGKPISSTRIRKGQIDRDGNLKKQTK, encoded by the coding sequence ATGAAAGTAGTAGTAGGCGGAACATTCTCCCACTTACACAAAGGCCATAAAACACTACTAAAAAAAGCATTCAACCATGGAGACCACGTAATAATCGGAATAACATCAAACAAAATGTGCCAAAACAAACACGGCGAAATCCAAGACTACAAAACACGTAAAAAACAACTAAAAAAATACATCGAAACAATCTCACAAAACACAGAATACCAGATAACAAAAATAGAAGACAAAGTGGGAGTAAGCCTACAAAAAAACCTCGACGCAATAATAGTATCACCCGAAACACGCAAAAACGCCATAGAAATAAACAAAAAACGAATCGAAAAAGGAAACAAACCACTAAAAATAATAGAAATCCCACTACAAACCGCAGAAGACGGAAAACCAATCTCATCAACCAGAATCAGAAAAGGACAGATAGACAGAGATGGAAACCTCAAAAAACAAACAAAATAG
- a CDS encoding complex I subunit 5 family protein, translating to MIPMSTQATTISLPALVVLIPLIGAFISYIIGRVWREKYGHYTAAFIATITFITTALMYPYIGGGGEIEYTLTSLTTMYPITFYVDSFAFIFALATSFIWMVATIYSITYVKKEHATNRYFLFLILTLAVNMGVIVGGDLFVIYIFFELLALFSLMLVIHEQTRESYEAGKVYFYVGAFCGLMLLIGIILLYMNTGSMSIDSRFGEIEELGNLKYLIAGLMILGFGGKAGIFPVHIWLPKAHPVAPTPASALLSAIMVKAGIYGIFRTTGTIFTPSDLAAAWSLPEIGYWVIWIAIITSFIGWIFALFQDNIKTLLAYSTISQIGLLMIGVGAAAYLGYEGGAMGYAGSLYHVANHALYKSALFFIAGIIYFRTGTLKMSEMGQLYKKMPITFILCIIALLGIAGMPLFNGYVSKTIIHHALYDAYALNGDQALYIAEILFKIIGGGTVAYSLKLIISTFLTGNKNKETKEIKKAPKLMAVSVGAIATLIILIGLFPTTLLQNLITPVLETHALNPESVAYVSEINVFITEDLTAVITSFAIGIALYTGAYILKLETRSWPNWFTVNNIYNTILKSITATSKIINTTGATFNRYVSTNIFEPILKSITAQKQEQKNYDIDSGRGVSFAIFLIVLMLAIYMIYSILMF from the coding sequence ATGATCCCAATGTCAACACAGGCAACAACGATCTCACTACCGGCCTTAGTAGTGCTTATACCCCTAATCGGCGCATTCATCTCCTATATAATCGGTAGGGTTTGGCGTGAAAAATATGGCCATTACACAGCTGCTTTTATCGCGACAATAACATTCATAACCACAGCCCTGATGTATCCATACATCGGTGGTGGAGGTGAAATCGAATACACACTAACCTCACTAACCACGATGTACCCAATCACATTCTACGTAGACTCATTCGCATTCATATTCGCACTAGCAACCTCCTTCATCTGGATGGTTGCAACAATCTACTCCATAACATACGTTAAAAAAGAACACGCAACAAACCGATACTTCCTATTCCTCATACTAACACTCGCCGTCAACATGGGCGTCATAGTCGGAGGCGACCTATTCGTAATATACATCTTTTTCGAACTACTTGCACTCTTCTCACTAATGCTGGTTATACACGAACAAACACGAGAATCATACGAAGCAGGTAAAGTATACTTCTACGTCGGCGCGTTCTGTGGACTAATGTTATTAATAGGGATAATACTACTCTACATGAACACAGGCTCGATGTCGATAGACAGCCGTTTCGGAGAAATCGAAGAGCTTGGAAACCTCAAATACCTTATAGCCGGATTAATGATACTAGGTTTCGGAGGAAAAGCAGGTATATTCCCAGTGCATATATGGCTTCCCAAAGCACATCCAGTAGCACCAACACCCGCATCAGCTCTACTCTCAGCAATAATGGTCAAAGCAGGAATATACGGAATATTCAGAACCACAGGAACAATATTCACACCATCAGACCTCGCAGCAGCCTGGTCACTACCAGAAATAGGATACTGGGTAATCTGGATAGCAATAATCACATCCTTCATCGGCTGGATATTCGCATTATTCCAAGACAACATAAAAACCCTACTAGCATACAGCACAATAAGCCAGATAGGCCTACTCATGATAGGAGTAGGAGCAGCTGCCTACCTAGGATACGAAGGCGGTGCAATGGGATACGCCGGCTCACTATACCACGTAGCAAACCACGCACTATACAAATCAGCATTATTCTTCATAGCAGGAATCATATACTTCCGAACCGGCACCCTGAAAATGAGCGAGATGGGCCAGCTATACAAAAAAATGCCAATAACATTCATACTATGCATAATAGCCCTATTAGGAATAGCTGGAATGCCATTATTCAACGGATACGTAAGTAAAACAATAATACACCACGCATTATACGATGCCTACGCCCTAAACGGAGACCAAGCACTATACATAGCTGAAATACTATTCAAAATAATAGGCGGAGGAACAGTCGCATACTCCCTAAAACTAATAATCTCAACATTCCTAACAGGAAACAAAAACAAAGAAACCAAAGAAATCAAAAAAGCACCAAAACTAATGGCCGTATCAGTTGGAGCAATAGCAACCCTAATAATATTGATAGGGCTGTTCCCAACAACACTACTCCAAAACCTAATAACACCAGTCCTAGAAACACACGCACTAAACCCAGAATCAGTCGCATACGTATCAGAAATAAATGTATTCATAACCGAAGACCTAACAGCAGTCATAACATCATTCGCCATAGGTATCGCACTATACACAGGGGCATACATACTTAAACTTGAAACAAGAAGTTGGCCTAACTGGTTCACAGTAAACAACATCTACAACACAATACTAAAATCAATAACAGCCACATCAAAAATAATAAACACAACAGGAGCAACATTCAATAGATACGTATCAACAAACATCTTCGAACCGATACTAAAATCAATAACAGCACAGAAACAAGAACAAAAAAACTACGACATAGACAGCGGAAGAGGAGTAAGCTTTGCAATATTCCTAATAGTACTAATGTTAGCAATCTACATGATCTACTCAATCCTCATGTTCTAA
- a CDS encoding uroporphyrinogen decarboxylase family protein, giving the protein MPREDFLPNIDEEWLAKAATLWTTPFADTPSDRVIVDPILLSHAATLFRKDTKYFWQNPDEAVRMVCNACEIYDITPVGHYLWGDYWGQDYGAKLKYTEKSPPVIDEYPLKEPEDVDKLEVKGPEELKDGPTFEKHLTALDTCLDEYPDMFAPVTQFNGAFDIASNMVQAEQLLMWLIREPEIVDDLVYKMAEHMVNANKVVADRYGMNVMIAGSVVANGDLLNRDQIERFNFEPTCKAVKDTLKAGAGPGVYYHLCGEHKDDWDLWTDAPMSPFTVFQIGYEDGEIFPADKLVENFGDKATTLGVVDTSLVQMGSPREVYDQASEQLKKGKDSPRGFILGTACECPTYSPVANIHAMVRAAKDHGQYERF; this is encoded by the coding sequence ATGCCAAGAGAGGATTTTTTACCCAATATAGATGAAGAATGGTTAGCAAAAGCCGCTACATTATGGACGACACCATTCGCGGACACACCATCGGACCGGGTTATAGTTGACCCGATACTTCTGTCACACGCAGCCACCCTGTTCAGAAAAGACACAAAATATTTCTGGCAGAATCCCGATGAAGCCGTTAGAATGGTTTGTAACGCTTGTGAAATATACGACATAACTCCAGTAGGCCACTACCTATGGGGAGATTACTGGGGACAAGACTATGGAGCCAAACTCAAATACACAGAGAAAAGCCCACCAGTAATAGACGAATACCCATTAAAAGAACCTGAAGACGTCGATAAACTAGAAGTAAAAGGCCCAGAAGAACTGAAAGACGGCCCAACATTCGAAAAACACCTAACAGCCCTCGACACCTGTCTAGATGAATATCCAGATATGTTTGCACCGGTAACACAATTCAATGGAGCATTCGACATAGCATCCAACATGGTTCAAGCTGAACAACTATTAATGTGGTTGATACGAGAACCAGAGATAGTGGATGACCTAGTATACAAAATGGCTGAACACATGGTGAACGCAAACAAGGTCGTTGCAGACAGATACGGAATGAACGTAATGATCGCAGGTTCAGTTGTCGCAAACGGCGACCTACTGAATAGAGATCAAATTGAGAGATTCAATTTCGAACCAACCTGTAAAGCAGTTAAAGATACATTAAAAGCCGGAGCAGGCCCAGGAGTATACTACCACCTATGTGGAGAACACAAAGACGATTGGGACCTATGGACAGATGCACCAATGTCTCCGTTCACCGTATTCCAAATTGGATATGAAGATGGAGAAATATTCCCAGCAGACAAATTAGTAGAAAACTTCGGAGACAAAGCTACAACACTAGGTGTAGTCGACACATCGCTCGTACAAATGGGATCCCCTAGAGAGGTTTATGACCAAGCATCCGAACAACTAAAAAAAGGAAAAGACAGTCCAAGAGGTTTCATACTAGGAACTGCATGTGAATGTCCAACATACTCTCCAGTAGCAAACATACACGCAATGGTGAGAGCAGCGAAAGACCATGGACAGTATGAGAGGTTCTAA